A window of Neisseria canis contains these coding sequences:
- a CDS encoding CobW family GTP-binding protein produces the protein MSPTQTPVTILTGFLGSGKTTVLQKMLAAEHYGDTAVLINEFGEVGIDQQLVTPVSPNVVLLDSGCLCCQIRGELKDSLVEVLDARAQKQVPPFKRIVIETTDLAEPTPIVATIQADPLLIHQLSVAHIITVEDAVNGNEMAQSGNAVWTQQVTAADMILIAKADLAPDQAVQLEARFAAMLPAAAFNRMAARTASFATRHHHGWAGCGAGGSIIPKICFGGIKPKISKCLSENG, from the coding sequence ATGAGCCCTACCCAAACTCCTGTAACCATCCTTACCGGCTTTCTCGGCTCGGGAAAAACCACCGTATTGCAAAAAATGCTGGCGGCGGAGCACTACGGCGACACGGCGGTGTTGATTAACGAGTTTGGCGAAGTCGGCATCGACCAGCAGCTGGTTACACCGGTTTCACCCAATGTAGTGCTGCTGGATTCCGGCTGCCTGTGCTGCCAGATTCGCGGCGAGTTGAAAGATTCACTGGTGGAAGTTTTGGATGCCCGCGCACAAAAACAGGTGCCGCCGTTTAAACGGATTGTGATAGAAACCACCGATTTGGCCGAACCGACGCCGATAGTTGCCACCATACAGGCCGATCCGCTGCTCATACACCAGCTTAGCGTGGCGCACATAATAACCGTGGAGGATGCCGTAAACGGCAATGAAATGGCGCAAAGCGGCAATGCAGTGTGGACGCAGCAGGTTACTGCCGCCGATATGATTCTGATTGCCAAAGCTGACCTCGCGCCTGATCAGGCCGTGCAATTGGAAGCCCGTTTCGCCGCCATGCTGCCCGCCGCAGCATTTAACCGCATGGCCGCACGAACCGCATCATTCGCAACTCGTCATCATCATGGCTGGGCTGGATGCGGAGCAGGTGGAAGCATCATTCCGAAAATATGTTTTGGTGGAATAAAACCCAAAATATCAAAATGCCTGTCTGAAAACGGGTGA
- a CDS encoding zinc ribbon domain-containing protein YjdM has product MTYPACPQCGSNLTYHDGLHLVCPECAFEWDEHAEADAGDAFSVKDANGTPLADGDSVVLIKDLKVKGSSQVIKQGTKVKSIRLQEGDHNIACKIDGSAMNLKSEFVKKA; this is encoded by the coding sequence ATGACCTACCCAGCCTGCCCGCAATGCGGCTCAAACCTTACCTATCACGACGGCCTGCATTTGGTCTGCCCCGAATGCGCTTTTGAGTGGGACGAACATGCGGAGGCGGATGCCGGCGATGCCTTCAGCGTGAAAGATGCCAACGGCACGCCGCTGGCCGACGGCGACAGCGTGGTGCTGATAAAGGATTTGAAAGTCAAAGGCAGCTCGCAAGTGATTAAGCAGGGCACCAAAGTGAAAAGCATCCGCCTGCAGGAGGGCGACCACAACATCGCCTGTAAAATCGACGGCAGCGCCATGAATTTGAAATCGGAGTTTGTGAAAAAGGCGTAA
- the gltX gene encoding glutamate--tRNA ligase, giving the protein MTVKTRFAPSPTGYLHIGGVRTALFSWAFARKHKGEFLLRIEDTDLERSNAESVNIILDGMKWVGLDYDNADNVIFQTHRFGRYKEVIAELLEKGHAYHCYCSKEELEAMREKAEKEGTATYDRRWRPEPGKTLPPVPEGVEPVVRFKTPTEGVTKWNDLVKGEISIPNEALDDLIIARADGTPTYNFCVVVDDHDMGVTHVIRGDDHVNNTPKQINILKAMGNQLPEYGHLPMILNEQGKKISKRSGDTVAITDFGQMGILPEAMLNYLARLGWAHGDDEFFTMQQFVEWFDLKDVSPSPSRMDLKKLYWINGEHIKVTPNGKLAELVKPRLTVRGVEVFDKPALEDVLDLVKDRAQDLNTLADECVYFYQKGTPAEADVQKHWDKDAPARMLRFAEKLEGLPDWNAEAIHDLFKPFCDAEDIKMGKLGMPLRLAVCGTAKTPSIDAVLALLGKEEVLTRIRS; this is encoded by the coding sequence ATGACCGTTAAAACCCGCTTCGCCCCCAGCCCCACCGGTTACCTGCATATCGGCGGCGTGCGTACTGCTTTGTTTTCATGGGCTTTCGCCCGCAAACACAAAGGCGAATTCCTGCTGCGCATCGAAGACACCGATTTGGAGCGCTCCAATGCCGAATCGGTCAACATCATTCTCGACGGCATGAAATGGGTCGGTCTCGATTACGACAATGCCGACAACGTTATCTTCCAAACCCACCGCTTCGGCCGCTATAAAGAAGTGATTGCCGAGCTGCTTGAAAAAGGCCACGCCTACCATTGCTATTGCAGCAAAGAAGAGCTGGAAGCCATGCGCGAAAAAGCCGAAAAAGAAGGCACCGCCACTTACGACCGCCGCTGGCGCCCCGAGCCGGGCAAAACCCTGCCGCCCGTGCCCGAAGGCGTAGAACCGGTGGTGCGCTTCAAAACCCCCACCGAAGGCGTAACCAAATGGAACGACTTGGTCAAAGGCGAAATCAGCATTCCCAACGAAGCGCTCGACGATTTAATCATCGCCCGCGCCGACGGTACGCCCACCTATAACTTCTGCGTGGTGGTGGACGATCACGACATGGGCGTTACCCATGTCATCCGCGGCGACGACCACGTTAACAACACTCCGAAACAAATCAACATCTTAAAAGCCATGGGCAACCAACTGCCCGAATACGGCCACCTGCCGATGATTCTCAACGAACAAGGCAAAAAAATCTCCAAGCGCAGCGGCGACACCGTGGCCATTACCGATTTCGGCCAAATGGGCATTCTGCCCGAAGCCATGCTCAACTACCTTGCCCGCTTGGGCTGGGCGCACGGCGACGACGAATTTTTCACCATGCAGCAGTTTGTCGAATGGTTTGATTTGAAAGACGTTTCTCCCTCACCCAGCCGCATGGATTTGAAAAAACTCTACTGGATTAACGGCGAGCACATCAAAGTAACCCCCAACGGCAAACTGGCCGAACTGGTTAAACCGCGCCTGACCGTGCGCGGCGTAGAAGTTTTCGACAAACCGGCGCTGGAAGACGTGTTGGACCTGGTGAAAGACCGCGCTCAAGATTTGAACACACTGGCCGACGAATGCGTGTATTTCTACCAAAAAGGCACGCCCGCCGAAGCCGATGTGCAAAAACATTGGGATAAAGACGCCCCCGCCCGCATGCTGCGCTTCGCCGAAAAACTGGAAGGCCTGCCCGACTGGAACGCCGAAGCGATTCACGATTTGTTCAAACCCTTCTGCGACGCCGAAGACATCAAAATGGGCAAACTCGGCATGCCCCTGCGCCTGGCCGTGTGCGGCACCGCCAAAACCCCGAGCATCGACGCCGTGTTGGCCTTATTGGGCAAAGAAGAAGTGTTGACACGCATCCGCTCCTAA
- a CDS encoding ABC transporter permease/substrate-binding protein, with protein sequence MNAILQTLLERKHDLLTATFEHLVLSLLALLCAIAIAVPLAVWFSAHKKQAEVVLQLTNILQTIPSLAMLGLLIPFVGIGTPPALIALTLYALLPIFQNTYLGLSEINASVQEAATAFGLSRRQKLFRIELPMALPAMVSGIRTAAVLIIGTATLAALIGAGGLGNIILLGIDRHNMALTFIGAVASALLAVAVSGLVYWLQRKKAGFVLVLVAVSTALLLGAQWWSSHSGGKQTVIAGKLGSEPDILINMYKMLIEAENPEIDVVLKPNFGKTSFLFNALKSGEVDIYPEFTGTVVESLVALPEAEKNRPLSPEETYTLARRLIAEQHNLRLLPSMKYQNTYTLALPQNYARAHGLVNISDLVKVKNQVRAGFTLEFIDRKDGYKGLSETHRIPLKHVSSIEPALRYTALQEGRINLVDAYSTDAEIRQYNLYMLKDDLRLFRAYQGAPLMKAEFAEQNPEIVGALNRLAGRISEEEMSEMNYRVKNGGETPAQVAADYLNKHKLLEKKTP encoded by the coding sequence ATGAATGCTATTCTGCAAACGCTTCTGGAGCGTAAACACGATCTGCTGACCGCCACGTTCGAGCACTTGGTGCTTTCGCTGCTTGCGCTTTTGTGTGCCATCGCGATAGCCGTGCCGCTGGCGGTTTGGTTTTCCGCACACAAAAAGCAGGCGGAAGTGGTGTTGCAGCTCACCAATATCCTGCAAACCATCCCCTCACTGGCCATGCTCGGTTTGCTGATTCCTTTTGTGGGCATCGGCACGCCGCCGGCTTTGATTGCGCTCACGCTTTATGCGCTGCTGCCGATTTTTCAAAACACTTATTTAGGCCTGTCTGAAATCAATGCTTCGGTGCAGGAAGCGGCCACGGCATTCGGTTTGTCGCGCCGGCAGAAGCTGTTCCGCATCGAGCTGCCGATGGCGCTGCCTGCCATGGTTTCCGGCATACGCACGGCCGCCGTGCTGATTATCGGCACGGCCACGCTGGCCGCTTTAATCGGCGCGGGCGGGCTGGGCAACATCATCCTGCTCGGTATCGACCGCCACAATATGGCGCTGACCTTTATCGGCGCGGTGGCTTCCGCGCTGCTGGCGGTGGCGGTTAGCGGGCTGGTATATTGGCTGCAGCGGAAAAAAGCGGGCTTTGTGCTGGTGTTGGTGGCGGTAAGTACCGCCTTGCTGCTGGGCGCGCAATGGTGGAGCAGCCACAGCGGCGGCAAGCAAACCGTGATTGCGGGCAAGCTGGGCAGCGAACCGGATATTTTAATCAATATGTATAAAATGCTGATTGAAGCGGAAAACCCGGAAATCGATGTGGTGTTGAAGCCCAATTTCGGCAAAACCAGTTTTCTTTTCAATGCACTTAAAAGCGGCGAAGTGGATATTTATCCCGAGTTTACCGGCACGGTTGTCGAAAGCTTGGTGGCGTTACCTGAAGCCGAAAAAAACCGCCCGCTCAGCCCCGAAGAAACCTACACATTGGCGCGCCGCTTGATTGCCGAGCAACACAACCTGCGCCTGTTGCCCTCCATGAAATACCAAAATACCTACACACTCGCGCTGCCGCAGAATTATGCGCGGGCGCACGGCTTGGTGAATATTTCCGACTTGGTCAAAGTGAAAAACCAAGTACGCGCCGGTTTCACGCTGGAGTTTATCGACCGCAAAGACGGCTACAAAGGCCTGTCTGAAACCCACCGCATTCCACTCAAACACGTTTCCAGTATCGAGCCGGCTCTGCGTTACACCGCGCTTCAGGAAGGCCGCATCAATTTGGTGGACGCCTATTCCACCGATGCCGAAATCCGCCAATACAATCTTTACATGTTAAAAGACGACTTGCGGCTCTTTCGCGCTTATCAGGGCGCGCCGCTGATGAAAGCCGAGTTTGCCGAGCAAAACCCCGAAATCGTCGGCGCGCTTAACCGTTTGGCGGGCAGAATCAGCGAAGAAGAAATGTCGGAAATGAATTACCGCGTGAAAAACGGCGGGGAAACGCCGGCCCAAGTGGCGGCCGATTATCTGAACAAACACAAACTGCTGGAGAAAAAAACGCCATGA
- a CDS encoding ABC transporter ATP-binding protein, with translation MKPIIRFDHVAKRYDGKTVISGLNLTINEGEFFVIVGPSGSGKTTTMKMINALVEPTDGNVYFNNRRIKDYDIRRLRHRIGYVLQQIALFPTMTVKQNIELIPDILGWKKSERNRRSTELLEMVGLSPQKYAHRYPHELSGGEQQRIGILRAIAAKPDVLLMDEPFSALDPISRNALQEMVAEIHQKLGTTVVFVTHDMNEAMRLADRIAVMQNGKLQQAGTPEEIQTRPANEFIRSFFQSTRTDYGKISELAALGLLPMSEAPLPEVSPEDGIETLFPLLSRHERVRVGKSGEIDSRLVFGYLHSRGGSS, from the coding sequence ATGAAGCCGATTATCCGGTTCGACCATGTTGCCAAGCGTTACGATGGCAAAACCGTTATCAGCGGTTTGAATTTAACCATCAACGAAGGTGAGTTTTTCGTGATTGTCGGCCCTTCCGGCAGCGGCAAAACCACCACCATGAAAATGATTAACGCGCTGGTGGAGCCGACCGACGGCAATGTGTATTTCAACAACCGGCGCATCAAAGACTACGACATCCGCCGCCTGCGCCACCGCATCGGCTATGTGTTGCAGCAGATTGCCCTGTTTCCCACCATGACCGTGAAACAGAATATCGAGCTGATACCCGACATCCTCGGCTGGAAAAAAAGCGAACGCAACCGCCGCTCCACCGAGCTGCTCGAAATGGTGGGTTTGTCGCCTCAGAAATACGCCCACCGCTACCCGCACGAACTGTCCGGCGGCGAACAGCAGCGCATCGGCATTTTGCGTGCAATTGCCGCCAAGCCCGACGTGCTGCTGATGGACGAACCCTTTAGCGCGCTCGACCCGATTTCACGCAACGCCTTGCAGGAAATGGTGGCCGAAATCCACCAAAAGCTCGGCACCACCGTCGTTTTTGTAACCCACGACATGAACGAAGCCATGCGCCTGGCCGACCGCATCGCCGTGATGCAAAACGGCAAGCTTCAACAAGCGGGCACACCGGAAGAGATTCAAACCCGGCCGGCCAACGAATTCATCCGCTCCTTTTTCCAAAGCACCCGCACCGACTACGGCAAAATCAGCGAACTCGCCGCACTCGGCCTGCTGCCTATGAGCGAAGCGCCGCTGCCCGAAGTATCGCCCGAAGACGGCATCGAAACCCTGTTCCCCCTGCTCAGCCGCCACGAGCGCGTGCGGGTGGGCAAAAGCGGCGAAATCGACAGCAGGCTGGTGTTCGGCTATTTGCACAGCCGGGGCGGTAGTAGTTGA
- a CDS encoding FMN-dependent NADH-azoreductase: MKTLIINAHPDPHSTLSATNQMVRHLLAKLSAQDVEVVNLAEADIHPVDKAVLDTFAQTLLNQEPLDAAQTQLLARINAVTAQFKSAPRLVIALPLYNFGIPARLKNWIDNIVIPEQTFKYENGILQGLMSGHKALILQASGGVFSSGSNAQMEFTIPYLKALLGGFLGFSSVEAVRAEGTMERIGLEAAVKQACADIDAKFEAFMAE; encoded by the coding sequence ATGAAAACCCTGATTATCAACGCCCATCCCGACCCGCACTCAACCCTCTCCGCCACCAACCAAATGGTGCGCCATCTGCTTGCCAAGCTGTCTGCCCAAGATGTGGAAGTGGTTAATTTGGCCGAAGCCGATATTCATCCGGTGGATAAAGCCGTGTTGGATACGTTTGCCCAAACCTTGTTGAACCAAGAGCCGCTTGATGCGGCGCAAACCCAATTGCTGGCGCGCATAAACGCAGTAACGGCGCAGTTCAAATCCGCGCCGCGGCTGGTTATTGCCCTGCCGCTGTATAACTTCGGCATCCCCGCGCGCCTGAAAAACTGGATAGACAACATCGTTATCCCGGAACAAACGTTCAAATATGAAAACGGAATTCTCCAAGGCCTGATGAGCGGACACAAAGCCTTGATACTGCAAGCCAGTGGCGGCGTGTTCAGCAGCGGCAGTAATGCGCAGATGGAATTTACCATTCCCTATCTGAAAGCTTTGCTGGGCGGATTTTTAGGCTTTTCAAGCGTAGAGGCAGTGCGCGCCGAAGGCACAATGGAACGCATCGGCTTGGAAGCTGCCGTGAAGCAGGCATGTGCCGATATTGATGCGAAGTTTGAAGCGTTTATGGCGGAATAA
- a CDS encoding polysaccharide deacetylase family protein: MAKKILVAYGIDVDAVAGWLGSYGGEDSPDDISRGLFAGEVGSIRLLDLFDKYKLKTTWFIPGHSVETFPEQMKEVARRGHEIGMHGYSHENPIAMTREQETAVLDRSLELITGLAGKRPSGYVAPWWEFSPVTNELLLEHGIKYDHSLMHNDFHPDYVRVGDSWIKIDYSKHPSHWMKPLMRGKETPLVEIPANWYLDDLPPMMFIKKSPNSHGFINQRDVEQLWRDQFDWVYRENDYAVFTMTIHPDVSGRPQVLLMHERLIEHINSHEGVEWCRFDQIADDFIARNPREWK, translated from the coding sequence ATGGCAAAGAAAATCTTGGTAGCCTACGGAATTGATGTGGACGCAGTGGCCGGCTGGCTCGGCTCTTACGGCGGCGAAGACAGCCCCGACGATATTTCGCGCGGCCTGTTTGCAGGCGAAGTCGGCTCCATCCGCCTGCTCGACCTGTTCGACAAATACAAGCTGAAAACCACATGGTTTATCCCCGGCCATTCGGTTGAAACCTTCCCCGAACAAATGAAAGAAGTGGCGCGGCGCGGCCACGAAATCGGCATGCACGGTTACAGCCACGAAAACCCGATTGCCATGACCCGCGAGCAGGAAACCGCCGTGCTCGACCGCTCTTTGGAGCTGATTACCGGGCTGGCCGGCAAACGCCCCTCCGGCTACGTTGCCCCGTGGTGGGAGTTCAGCCCCGTTACCAACGAGCTTTTGCTGGAGCACGGCATCAAATACGACCACTCGCTGATGCACAACGATTTTCACCCTGACTATGTGCGCGTGGGCGACAGCTGGATCAAAATCGACTATTCCAAACATCCCAGCCACTGGATGAAACCGCTCATGCGTGGCAAAGAAACCCCGCTGGTGGAAATCCCCGCCAACTGGTATCTCGACGACTTGCCACCGATGATGTTTATCAAAAAATCGCCCAACAGCCACGGCTTCATAAACCAGCGCGACGTTGAGCAGTTATGGCGCGACCAGTTCGACTGGGTGTACCGCGAAAACGACTACGCCGTGTTTACCATGACCATCCACCCCGACGTGTCCGGTCGCCCGCAAGTGCTGCTGATGCACGAGCGCCTGATTGAGCATATCAACAGCCACGAAGGCGTAGAATGGTGCAGGTTTGACCAGATTGCCGATGATTTCATCGCCCGCAATCCGCGCGAGTGGAAGTGA
- a CDS encoding NAD(P)H-dependent flavin oxidoreductase, with product MQNNPYLNALGAELPIIQAPMAGVQGSALAVAVCRAGGVGSLPAAMLTPEKLREELAAIRDAVGGKPYNVNFFAHRNPEVSETQKAAWFDVLKPYFEEFGLTRADIPAGGGRNPFDETALEIVQAFKPPMVSFHFGLPEKPLLDAVKATGAQIWSSATTVEEARWLEANGADAVIAQGWEAGGHRGMFLSRDLGAQSGTFALLSNIVAAVKLPVIAAGGISNAQTVRAAFDLGATAVQPGTAFLLADEADTSAAYRAALQSPRAEDTVITNLFSGGFARGIANRFIREAGPINASALPFPFSGAAAGVLKAAAERAGSDEFSSFWAGQNARFAQAGSAEVILRRLAEGLVW from the coding sequence ATGCAGAACAATCCATACTTAAACGCTTTGGGTGCCGAGTTACCGATTATTCAGGCGCCGATGGCGGGCGTACAGGGCAGCGCGCTGGCGGTAGCGGTGTGCCGGGCGGGCGGTGTCGGGTCGCTGCCCGCAGCCATGCTCACGCCTGAAAAGCTGCGCGAAGAATTGGCGGCCATCCGCGATGCGGTAGGCGGCAAACCTTATAACGTCAACTTTTTCGCCCACCGCAACCCCGAAGTTTCCGAAACGCAAAAAGCCGCATGGTTTGATGTGCTCAAGCCTTATTTTGAAGAGTTCGGTTTAACCCGGGCCGATATTCCGGCAGGCGGCGGGCGCAATCCGTTTGACGAAACCGCGCTGGAAATAGTGCAGGCATTCAAGCCGCCGATGGTGAGCTTCCATTTCGGCCTGCCTGAAAAGCCGCTGTTGGATGCGGTGAAAGCCACGGGTGCACAGATTTGGTCGAGCGCCACCACAGTGGAAGAAGCACGCTGGCTGGAAGCCAACGGCGCCGATGCCGTGATTGCGCAAGGCTGGGAAGCGGGCGGCCACCGCGGCATGTTTTTAAGCCGCGACTTGGGCGCGCAATCGGGCACCTTCGCCCTACTGTCCAATATCGTGGCAGCGGTCAAGTTGCCGGTGATTGCCGCAGGCGGCATCAGCAACGCGCAAACCGTGCGCGCCGCGTTTGATTTGGGCGCAACCGCCGTGCAGCCCGGCACCGCGTTTCTGCTGGCCGACGAAGCCGACACCTCCGCCGCCTACCGCGCTGCGCTGCAAAGCCCGCGGGCAGAGGATACGGTGATTACCAACCTGTTCAGCGGCGGCTTCGCCCGCGGCATAGCCAACCGGTTTATCCGCGAAGCCGGGCCGATCAATGCCTCAGCCTTGCCGTTTCCCTTTTCCGGCGCGGCGGCCGGTGTGTTGAAAGCCGCAGCGGAGCGCGCCGGTTCGGATGAGTTTTCTTCATTCTGGGCAGGGCAGAACGCACGGTTTGCCCAAGCAGGCAGCGCGGAAGTGATTTTGCGCAGACTGGCCGAAGGGTTGGTTTGGTGA
- a CDS encoding TetR/AcrR family transcriptional regulator has protein sequence MNLPARAQFIEAGVRLYPQLGYRKLSVRLLAAEAGLSPGMFHHLFASKDEFVAELLQSQYEHTFGRVDFLPDQDADVVQKLRHAIRLLAFCLRDNLAWVNRIFADSADGVNIAETFLRRRFDNYSGRLYALLSDCFPDTPFPELVKRMSYISASVVAPMFLGIRFSHMGMLPEDVRSHIFAVLDDDAIEERIRWTFSALFPNYSFQEKP, from the coding sequence ATGAACCTTCCCGCCCGCGCCCAATTTATCGAAGCCGGTGTGCGCCTTTATCCGCAGCTGGGCTACCGCAAGCTTTCCGTGCGGCTTTTGGCGGCCGAAGCGGGGTTGAGCCCGGGGATGTTTCACCATTTGTTTGCCAGCAAAGATGAATTTGTGGCCGAGCTTTTGCAGTCGCAATACGAACACACTTTCGGCCGGGTGGATTTTCTGCCCGATCAAGATGCGGATGTGGTGCAAAAGCTGCGCCATGCGATCCGTTTGCTCGCATTTTGCCTGCGGGATAATTTGGCTTGGGTTAACCGTATTTTTGCCGACAGTGCCGACGGCGTGAACATTGCGGAAACGTTTTTACGCCGCCGGTTTGATAATTATTCGGGTCGGCTTTACGCCCTTTTGAGCGACTGTTTTCCCGACACGCCGTTTCCCGAATTGGTGAAGCGCATGTCGTATATCAGCGCATCGGTGGTGGCGCCGATGTTTTTGGGCATCCGCTTCAGCCATATGGGCATGCTGCCCGAAGATGTGCGCAGCCATATTTTTGCCGTATTGGATGACGATGCCATTGAAGAGCGTATCCGGTGGACATTTTCCGCCCTATTCCCCAACTATTCTTTTCAGGAAAAACCATGA
- a CDS encoding HlyD family secretion protein, producing MKKLIVALLIAALAAGGWYAYNQQSQSGLPKGFAQSNGRLELNRFDIASLYPGRVQTVLVDEGSEVKEGDVLAELSSVTSSSQLEAAKAQKQRAQEAVARADAEIKAYEQQQKVAQMELGNAQSLKRDELVSSAEVSKRLAARDGAAASVKAARAARAEAVAAVAAAQAQINQAASANDDMTIRSPKAGRVEYKIAETGSVIAAGSKVVSLLDPADVSMNIFLPNAEAGRLKVGGEARIVLDSVKAVFPAKISFIATDAQFTPKSVETQNEREKLVFRVKLKIPADTALKHKGLLKGGMTGNGYVRTDDAAQWPSELTVKLPQ from the coding sequence ATGAAAAAACTGATCGTTGCCTTGTTGATTGCCGCGCTGGCCGCGGGCGGATGGTATGCGTATAACCAACAAAGCCAAAGCGGCCTGCCCAAAGGCTTCGCCCAATCCAACGGTCGTTTGGAGCTGAACCGCTTTGACATTGCCAGCCTGTATCCGGGGCGGGTGCAGACGGTGTTGGTGGACGAGGGCAGCGAAGTGAAAGAGGGCGACGTATTGGCCGAGCTTTCTTCTGTAACCAGCAGCAGCCAGCTTGAAGCCGCCAAAGCCCAGAAACAGCGCGCGCAGGAAGCGGTGGCGCGGGCAGATGCCGAAATCAAGGCGTACGAGCAGCAGCAGAAAGTGGCGCAAATGGAATTGGGCAATGCTCAAAGTTTGAAACGCGACGAATTGGTGTCGTCGGCGGAAGTAAGCAAACGGCTGGCCGCGCGTGACGGTGCGGCGGCTTCGGTGAAAGCGGCGCGAGCCGCCCGTGCCGAAGCGGTGGCGGCAGTAGCGGCGGCTCAGGCGCAGATTAACCAAGCGGCTTCGGCCAATGACGACATGACCATCCGCAGCCCTAAAGCGGGCAGGGTGGAATACAAAATCGCCGAAACGGGCAGCGTGATTGCCGCAGGCAGCAAAGTAGTGAGCCTGCTTGATCCGGCTGATGTGTCGATGAACATTTTTCTGCCCAATGCCGAAGCAGGCCGTCTGAAAGTGGGCGGCGAGGCACGGATTGTGCTCGACAGCGTGAAAGCAGTGTTCCCCGCCAAAATCAGCTTCATCGCCACCGATGCCCAATTCACGCCCAAATCGGTGGAAACACAAAACGAGCGCGAAAAACTGGTGTTCCGCGTCAAGCTGAAAATTCCTGCCGACACCGCGCTGAAACACAAAGGCCTGCTCAAAGGCGGCATGACGGGCAACGGCTATGTGCGTACCGACGATGCGGCCCAATGGCCGTCTGAATTGACGGTTAAGCTGCCGCAGTAA
- a CDS encoding DUF4298 domain-containing protein, translated as MTDLPNQAEAQARIDHIQKLYREWTELLPKLEAAHQDWLRGEAIMRELAQFYFEGEYSRYHQALEDGLDVNLHTQGEYSIMSEDALWNAFTEQQSLAWQRLRSAVAVLDRDGGD; from the coding sequence ATGACCGACTTGCCGAATCAAGCCGAAGCACAGGCGCGCATCGACCATATTCAGAAACTCTACCGCGAATGGACAGAGCTGCTCCCCAAACTCGAAGCCGCCCATCAAGACTGGTTGCGCGGCGAGGCCATCATGCGCGAGCTGGCGCAGTTTTACTTTGAAGGCGAATACAGCCGCTACCACCAAGCCCTCGAAGACGGGTTGGATGTGAATCTGCACACGCAAGGCGAATACAGCATCATGAGCGAAGACGCGCTGTGGAACGCCTTCACCGAACAGCAAAGCCTCGCTTGGCAGCGGCTGCGTTCGGCTGTGGCGGTGTTGGATAGGGATGGCGGGGATTGA